A portion of the bacterium genome contains these proteins:
- a CDS encoding tetratricopeptide repeat protein produces MKWLGLWLLMSLGGHYALHLSWWIAIPASGVLTLVVEAVWNNVFGLHAPAPSSVGTAERAFVMGNAEARRGRHGEAVAYYDQAALADARSASLWFNRGNSLRALGRFGEAVESYDRALPLYLGDPAAASCWYNRGLALVAAGQLGEALGSLDKALGIEPEAVDILADKGAVLAKMGNHEEALRTFDAVLKAQPNNAHIAFNKAKLLGEMGRADESFEWITRAMSMDPKLAETLTQGK; encoded by the coding sequence GTGAAATGGCTCGGGCTCTGGCTCCTGATGTCGCTGGGCGGCCACTACGCGCTGCACCTGTCGTGGTGGATCGCGATCCCTGCCTCGGGTGTACTGACACTCGTGGTTGAGGCGGTGTGGAACAACGTCTTTGGTCTGCATGCGCCGGCCCCATCGTCTGTCGGCACGGCTGAGCGGGCATTCGTGATGGGCAACGCGGAGGCACGACGGGGGCGACATGGGGAAGCAGTCGCGTACTATGACCAGGCTGCGCTTGCCGATGCCCGGAGTGCGTCGCTCTGGTTCAATCGCGGCAACAGTCTGCGGGCACTCGGGCGCTTCGGGGAGGCAGTCGAGTCCTATGATCGAGCGCTCCCCCTGTACCTGGGGGATCCTGCCGCAGCTTCATGTTGGTACAACCGCGGGCTCGCCCTGGTGGCAGCCGGACAGCTTGGTGAGGCCCTGGGGTCGCTGGACAAGGCCCTCGGCATCGAGCCCGAGGCTGTGGACATCCTGGCTGACAAAGGGGCCGTGCTGGCCAAGATGGGGAACCACGAGGAAGCCTTGCGGACCTTCGATGCGGTGCTAAAGGCGCAACCAAACAACGCGCATATAGCCTTCAATAAGGCCAAGTTGCTTGGGGAGATGGGGCGCGCCGACGAGTCCTTTGAATGGATCACGCGCGCGATGTCGATGGACCCGAAGTTGGCCGAGACCTTGACCCAGGGGAAGTAG
- a CDS encoding toll/interleukin-1 receptor domain-containing protein — MDCSTVWHIVQTWVAVSLLLTGCFAWGIALPGDLHLRTVAVCLWFAGVSSAAASSLVSTPGADNGVSLCLPLAVLFLVSAAIPLAAFVCFWVGLRRYGVAATTRPLRLLGFAYDPALTGTIGALVVTAAHLLHWQMPLWLAAIVAVFWLTSLPASVRAGRQAFWTLKQYVSVRRPRNGSHATDEGWSRTPFAAGDAPTSRASTAAQGATKEHDVFISYKSEDVGVARALAEQLIAAGLQVWFAEYYILLTDRDQFQRAIDEGIRGSRFGIALTNDRYVSSAYCRSEIEQLLAPENCGPERVLEVRIPSEERPHQDYPSLARSPYVEWRGEVADVLGALHSMTGHSLTAPAEEGRVPEGRAYFGGPGLSTAYSLDVAAWPGRMLQGQPVMRRTCCGRSAEANVLTGPMVPLRAPDGMTGAQDDRRIYDWVVGFSQMFMATTGFHCAGVHLLFLDGYSHPGLTYWAGGCWSRRYAVTLPDPTSGIVVELAFLFLFRGPFDEFCAAVSAFDRLVASFRWEPLAPLPR, encoded by the coding sequence GTGGACTGCTCGACCGTGTGGCACATTGTCCAGACGTGGGTGGCGGTCAGTCTTCTCCTGACGGGTTGCTTCGCGTGGGGCATCGCGCTCCCCGGCGATCTCCACCTCCGCACCGTTGCGGTATGCCTTTGGTTCGCAGGGGTCTCCTCAGCGGCAGCGTCGTCCCTGGTGAGCACCCCTGGGGCCGACAACGGCGTCTCCCTCTGTCTTCCTCTTGCCGTGCTGTTCCTGGTCAGTGCAGCAATCCCGCTAGCGGCGTTCGTGTGTTTCTGGGTCGGCCTCCGCCGCTACGGAGTGGCCGCGACGACGCGGCCGCTCCGACTGCTGGGGTTCGCCTATGACCCAGCGCTAACCGGGACAATCGGGGCGCTTGTGGTCACGGCTGCACACCTGCTCCATTGGCAGATGCCCCTGTGGTTGGCCGCTATCGTGGCTGTCTTCTGGCTCACCAGCCTGCCCGCTTCTGTCCGCGCGGGCCGCCAGGCCTTCTGGACGCTCAAGCAGTACGTGAGCGTGCGACGACCGAGGAATGGGAGCCATGCCACCGATGAGGGCTGGTCACGCACTCCCTTCGCTGCTGGGGATGCGCCTACCTCACGAGCCAGCACGGCCGCCCAGGGCGCAACGAAGGAGCATGACGTCTTCATCAGCTACAAGAGCGAGGACGTCGGCGTTGCCCGCGCGTTGGCTGAGCAACTCATCGCGGCCGGACTGCAAGTGTGGTTCGCGGAGTACTACATCCTGCTCACTGACCGCGACCAGTTCCAGAGAGCCATCGACGAGGGAATCAGGGGCTCGCGGTTCGGGATTGCTCTGACCAACGACCGGTATGTCAGCTCGGCATACTGCCGCAGTGAGATCGAGCAGCTCCTGGCTCCCGAGAACTGCGGCCCCGAACGAGTGCTGGAGGTGCGTATCCCAAGCGAGGAGCGTCCACACCAGGACTATCCGAGCTTGGCCAGGAGCCCCTACGTGGAATGGCGCGGCGAGGTAGCCGACGTGCTCGGCGCCCTGCACAGCATGACCGGGCATTCCCTCACAGCCCCCGCGGAGGAGGGACGGGTGCCGGAGGGGCGGGCATATTTCGGGGGACCAGGCCTGTCCACGGCCTACAGCCTCGATGTGGCAGCGTGGCCGGGCAGGATGCTCCAGGGGCAACCCGTCATGCGTCGCACCTGCTGTGGCAGAAGCGCTGAAGCGAACGTACTGACAGGCCCCATGGTCCCCCTGCGTGCTCCAGACGGCATGACGGGGGCGCAGGATGACCGGCGCATCTACGACTGGGTCGTTGGGTTCAGCCAGATGTTCATGGCCACCACCGGCTTCCACTGCGCCGGCGTCCACCTGCTCTTTCTCGACGGCTACAGCCACCCCGGTCTCACCTACTGGGCTGGTGGCTGCTGGTCGAGACGGTATGCAGTCACGCTGCCTGACCCCACGAGCGGGATTGTGGTGGAGCTTGCGTTCTTGTTCCTGTTCCGAGGCCCCTTTGACGAGTTCTGCGCGGCTGTGAGCGCATTCGATCGCCTGGTGGCTTCCTTCCGTTGGGAGCCTCTGGCGCCGCTGCCGCGCTGA
- the rfbB gene encoding dTDP-glucose 4,6-dehydratase, producing MRTLVTGGAGFIGCNYVRQLLAGDPDCQVRIIDKLTYAGSRDNLQDVLDDPRCEFVAGDICDPGAVAAALDDVQIVVHFAAETHVDRSIHSAEAALRTNVEGTFRLLEASRDRELHRFIHVATDEVYGSSAGECFTEGSALKPRNPYSASKAGGDRLAYSYFVTYGVPVIITRPTNTYGPYQYPEKLIPFFVLRALRDEHLPVYGDGRQVRDWLHVGDHCRAVDLLLKQGAVGEVYNIVGGNQRENMQVVRLILDELGKPESLIKHVTDRPGHDVRYHLDGTKLAGLGWQPTVPWETGMRETIRWFAEHRDWLERSLQRGHDFMEQWYRER from the coding sequence ATGCGTACCCTCGTGACCGGCGGCGCCGGGTTCATCGGCTGCAACTATGTCCGACAGCTCCTGGCTGGCGATCCGGATTGCCAGGTCCGCATCATCGACAAGCTCACCTATGCCGGCAGTCGCGACAATCTTCAGGACGTGCTGGACGACCCGCGCTGCGAGTTCGTCGCCGGCGACATCTGCGACCCGGGCGCGGTGGCGGCGGCACTGGACGACGTGCAGATCGTCGTGCACTTCGCGGCCGAGACCCATGTGGACCGCAGCATCCACTCGGCCGAGGCGGCCCTGCGCACCAACGTCGAGGGCACCTTCCGGTTGCTGGAAGCCTCTCGCGACCGGGAGCTCCACCGCTTCATCCACGTGGCGACTGACGAGGTCTACGGCTCCTCCGCCGGCGAATGCTTCACCGAGGGCAGCGCCCTGAAGCCCCGCAACCCGTACTCCGCCTCCAAGGCCGGCGGCGACCGGCTGGCCTACTCCTACTTCGTGACCTACGGCGTCCCGGTCATCATCACCCGCCCGACCAACACCTACGGCCCGTACCAGTACCCCGAGAAACTCATTCCCTTCTTCGTGCTGCGCGCACTGCGCGATGAGCATCTGCCCGTCTATGGCGACGGGCGGCAAGTGCGCGACTGGCTCCACGTCGGCGACCACTGCCGCGCCGTGGACCTGCTCCTCAAGCAGGGCGCCGTCGGCGAGGTCTACAACATCGTCGGGGGCAACCAGCGGGAGAACATGCAGGTCGTCCGCCTGATCCTGGACGAACTGGGCAAGCCCGAGAGCCTCATCAAGCACGTGACCGACCGGCCCGGCCATGACGTGCGCTACCACCTGGACGGGACGAAGCTCGCGGGCCTGGGCTGGCAGCCTACCGTGCCGTGGGAGACGGGGATGCGCGAGACGATCCGCTGGTTTGCCGAGCATCGCGACTGGCTGGAGCGCAGCCTGCAGCGCGGCCACGACTTCATGGAGCAGTGGTACCGCGAGCGCTGA
- a CDS encoding DUF1559 domain-containing protein, which produces MHVRSSRGFTLIELLVVIAIIAILAAILFPVFAQARAKARQSSCLSNLKQIGLATMMYAQDYDEMYPYAYCTTSMAWPYGVLTTGSNNYYDGGPWVSYYLTPYVKNSQVWYCAQTSKSPSDHWSDPALGRVPTNYEINAMVVMADLYTSKGATAGPVSLGAVADPVVTFIWEDWGQSYSGAAIHCGGTNFACCDGHAKWQKQGRKEIKGGWW; this is translated from the coding sequence ATGCACGTGCGCAGCAGTCGCGGGTTCACACTCATCGAGCTACTGGTCGTCATCGCCATCATCGCCATCCTCGCAGCCATACTCTTCCCCGTCTTTGCCCAGGCCCGTGCCAAGGCGCGGCAATCGTCGTGTCTGTCGAACCTCAAGCAGATCGGCCTGGCGACAATGATGTACGCGCAGGACTATGACGAGATGTACCCCTATGCCTACTGCACGACCTCGATGGCCTGGCCGTATGGCGTCCTGACCACCGGCAGCAACAACTACTACGACGGCGGCCCCTGGGTGTCGTACTACCTGACCCCCTATGTCAAGAACAGCCAGGTGTGGTACTGCGCCCAGACCAGCAAGTCGCCCTCTGACCACTGGTCCGACCCGGCTCTGGGGCGGGTGCCCACCAACTACGAGATCAACGCCATGGTCGTCATGGCCGACCTGTACACCTCGAAGGGTGCGACCGCCGGCCCGGTGTCTCTGGGGGCCGTTGCCGACCCGGTCGTGACGTTCATCTGGGAGGACTGGGGGCAGTCGTATAGCGGGGCCGCGATCCACTGCGGGGGGACGAACTTCGCCTGTTGCGACGGACACGCCAAGTGGCAGAAGCAGGGCCGCAAGGAGATCAAGGGCGGCTGGTGGTAG